In Orenia metallireducens, the DNA window GTGAAGGCTATCTTAAGAAGAGTTGGAGATTCAAGTAAGGGTAAAGAATTAATAGCTTATCCCAATTTGAAGATTGATAATAAAAAGCATCAGGTGATACTAAAAGGTGAAGTTTTAGAACTGGCTCCAAAGGAGTATGATTTACTTTATTTTTTAGCCAAGCACGAGAAGCAGGTCTTTAGTAGAGAGCAATTATTAGATAGAGTATGGGGGTTTGACTTTATTGGTGATATTAGGACTGTAGATACTCATATTAAGAGGTTGCGGAAGAAGATTGATGAACAGATAGAAGATTATAAGTACTTCCATACAGTATGGGGGGTAGGCTACAAATTTGAAACTGTCAAGGGGCATTGATACGATATCAGGAAAGTTAATGATTAGGTTTACTATAATTATTCTAGTAACATTATTTATTTTGGCTATTTCCTTATCATATCTCTTTCAAAACTACTATTATGGGAGTACTGAAAAGAAGTTTATAGACCAAGGTAATAAGATAGCTAAGTTGGTACAGCGTTCTCTTTATGAAGGAAATTATGATGAAACTCTCTTCTTTTTAAGGGATTCACAGCGCTTTTTTGAAGGGAATGTCTGGATAGTTGATTCTAAAGGGCTTATTTTAGTAACTACACAGCAGAAAGAATTACAAGGTGTTAGATTGAATAAAAATGAGGTTAAACAGGTCTTTCAAGGAAAGATAGTTAAAAAGAGAGGATTTTCCTATTATTTTGGAGAGCCTGTGTTATTTGTAGCGGTACCTATTAATTTTGCTGAGAAGGTAGTTGGAGCAGTATTTGTCTATTCACCTTTAGCAGGAATAGGTTCAACCTTAAATGACTTAAGGAGACTGATCGTATATGCAGCCTTAATAGCTATTTTCTTAACTTTAATTTTGAGTTTTACTCTATCTAAGAGCTTTTCAAGACCATTAAAGAGGATGCAGAGAATTTCACTTAATATGGCACATGGTGATTTTGATGAGAGGGTAATGATTGAATCTGAAGATGAAGTCGGTCAGTTAGCTCAATCCTTCAATTATTTAGCTGATAAATTACAAGAAACTATAGCATCTTTGCAGGAGAAAGAAGAACAACAAAGGAGATTTGTAGCTGATGTTTCTCATGAGTTAAGAACCCCTTTAACTTCGATACAAGGTTTTGTTAAGGCTTTAAGGGATGGAGTATATGAAAGTGAGCAGGATAAAGATGAATATTATCAGATTATCTTATCAGAGGTTAAGCGGCTGATTAGGTTGGTAAATGATTTATTAGATTTGTCTCAAATAGAGCTGGGACAGATTAAAATGGAGCTAGAGACTTTGGATTTAAAGGAGATAATTAAGAATTCAATTAGAAATTTAATGCCTAAGATAAAAGAGAAGAATCTGCGAATAGTAATTGATCTATCAGATGATCTGCCTCCAGTCTTTGCAGATAGAGATAGAGTTGAGCAGGTATTAATTAATCTTATCAGCAATGCTATTGATTTTACTCCGCAGGGGGAGAGAATTAAGGTAGTCTCTAGAAGAGAAGATGATGAGGTTCTTGTTATGATCAAGGATACTGGACCAGGGATTCCAGCTGAAGAGATAAATAACATCTGGAATAGATTTCACAAAGTTGATAAGGCTAGGACTAGAGATAGAGGTGGGACAGGTTTAGGTTTATCTATTGTTAGAGAGATTATTCGCCATCATCAAGGTGAGGTTTGGGTGGAGAGCGAGGTTGGAAAAGGTTCTACTTTTGTTTTTAGTTTATTAGTAGCAGATAAATAAAGTTTCATTTTTTTGAGAAGCTTTATTATCACGAAGAGTTTCTTAAAACTCGAAGGGAGAGGTTTTTGGGATTTAACCTATTACTTTTTGCTATATTCTTAATTTTGGTATATTACAGATAAATAAAGTTTCATTTTTTTGAGAAACTTTATTATCACGAAGAGTTTCTTAAAACTCGAAGGGAGGGGTTTTTGGGATTTAACTTTTTTTACCTTATGTCATAATTTCGTAAAATTTTGCATTTATAATATAAAAAAAGGCAAGGAGGTAATGAAATAAGATGAAAAAAATCAAAAAGAGTATAGTGCTTTATACTAGTTTATTGCTAATTGGTATTTTAATAGGAAATATAGTACTTAATAACTCCACAGCAAATGCTTTTTGGAATGATAGTAAGCAGGAAGATAATTCTCAAAAAGCTGTTATAAATAAGATCGTTGTTCCCCAAGAAGAAGCAGTCAAAAGGGCAGTTAAGCAGGTAGGTCCTGCTGTAGTTAGTATTGTAACCAGAGATGTTGAAATCGTACGGGACTTCTTCTATAATCCAGTCCCTCAAGAGAAGGAGGGGCTTGGTTCTGGTGTAATCATTGATAAAGAGGGTTATATTTTAACAAATAATCATGTAATTGATGGTGCTGATAAGATTAAAGTTTTACTCTCTGATGGGCGTAAATTTACAGCAGAGTTGGTAGGTTCAGATCCTAGAAATGACTTGGCTGTAATTAAGATTGAGGGGAAAGATTTACCAGTAGCTCAGTTGGGAGATTCTGATGAATTGGTAGCAGGACAGTTGACTATCGCTATTGGTAGCCCTTATGGAATAGAGTTTAGTAATACAGTTACTACAGGTGTAGTAAGTGCTTTAGGAAGAGAGATTAGGGCAGGAAAGCATGGGATTTTAGAGAACTTAATCCAGACAGATGCTTCAATCAATCCTGGTAATAGTGGAGGTCCTTTATTAGATAGCCAAGGCAAAGTAATAGGAATCAATACTGCAATCATTGGAGATGCCCAAGGTATTGGTTTTGCTATTCCTATCAATCAAGCTAAAGAGATTATTGGTGATTTAATCAAATATGGAAAGGTTAAGAGACCATGGCTTGGTATCTATGGTACTAAATTAACTGAAGAGATTATCAATTATTATAGTTTACCAGTAGAACATGGGGTCTTAGTTGCTAGGGTAATTATGGATAGCCCTGCTGATAAAGCTGGATTATCCCACAATGACATTATTGTGGAAGCAGACCATCAGAAGGTAAGGGATATGAACGATTTAAAAGAAATAATTAATAAGAAGGGGATAGGTGCTAAGCTAAAACTATTGATTATGGATAATGATAAGAACTTAAAACCTATTACTGTTACCCTTGAAGAGTTGAAGATAGGAGAGTAGATATATAGTTGAGATAATTATTTAATTGAAGGGGTTCCTTCTAAGAAGAAGGGGCTTCTTTTATTTTTTAAGGTTAAATACATAAGGAGTGATTTGTTTTGGGTGAAGATATAGCATTGATTATACCAGCTTATAATGAAGTAGAGACAATTGGAGAGGTAATAGAAGTAGCACAAGAGAGTAATTTATTTAACGAAATAGTTGTAGTAAGTGATGGATCAGAGGATGGTACTGTTAAAAGAGCTCTAGATTATGGGGTTAAAACTATTGCACTACCTAAAAATTTGGGAAAAGGAGCAGCTATGACTATTGGGATGAAGAACACACTTGCAGAGGTGATAGTGTTTTTAGATGCAGATCTTGTTAATTTAAGAGAAAAGCATATTAAAAAATTACTTGCACCAATTATAGCAAGAAGGGCTGATATGAGTTGTGGTTTGTTTTCAGGAGGTAGAGAGAATACAGATTTTGCCCAAAGATTGACCCCATATTTAACAGGTCAGAGAGCGTTGAGAAGAGAGATAATCGATTCTTATGAAGAGTTAAGGGATTCTAAATTTGGTGCTGAGCTGTACTTGACTAAATTGGTTATAGAAAAGGAATTAAAAGTAGAAAAGGTCTTGTTAGAGGGGCTAACTCATAGAATGAAAGAGGAAAAGAGAGGATTTATTATAGGGATAATCTCCCGTATAAAGATGTATTGGGAGGTATTTAAATATTTTAAAAAAAATAATTTAAGTTATAATAGTATAAGCTCTACTACAAAATAAATGGGGAGGGCTTAAGCCCTCCCCATTTATTTTGTAAACTCTCCAATAAATCTTGGTTCTACCTCTAATTTGACACCATTTCTTTGATAGATTTCATCTTGGACTATTTTGATTAAACTCTTAACATCTTCTGCACTAGCATTACCTAAATTGACAATAAATCCTGCATGTTTTTTAGATACTTCAGCTTCACCGACTCTAGTTCCTTTAAGTCCAGCTTCATCAATTAATGCACTGGCATAATAATTCTCAGGTCTTTTGAAGATGCTACCAGCACTAGGCATTTCCATAGGTTGTTTAGTCCAGCGCTTATCAGTTAAGTCATCTATTTTTGCTTTAATCTCTTTTTTATCACCATATTCTAGAACAATTTTAGCTTCAACAGCAATTAGTGGTTCATCTTGTAGGATACTATGGCGATAAGATAATTTTAAATCATCCTTAGAAAGGATGATTTCTTTTCCAGTATAACTTAAACATTTTACTTCTTTGATTACATCTTCAATCATCCCACCATAAGCACCAGCATTCATGTAGATAGCTCCACCTAAGCTACCTGGAATGCCACTAGCAAACTCTAATCCTGTTAATTCTGCTTCTAAAGCCGTGTCTGATACCTCTGATAGAAGTATTCCTGTCTCTGAAATTATCTCCTTTCCTTCTACCTTGATTCGGTTTAGTTTTTCAGTATTAATTACGATACCTCTGAATCCTTTATCTCCAACTATGACATTACTACCCTTTCCTAATATGAAGAAAGGAATATCTATATCTCGAATATTGCCAAGCACTTCTTTGAGTTCTTTAATACTATTAGGTATTACTAATATATCGGCAGGTCCACCTATTTTAAAGGTAGTATACTCTTTTAGTGGTTCGTCAAACTTTACATTTGAGCCACAGATTTTTTTAAGATTATTCTTGAGTTCTTCGTTTATAAACATAGGGATAAAACCCTCCTTTAAGAGTTAATTAAAATATAGTTATATAAATTTAGAATGAATCAAAA includes these proteins:
- a CDS encoding response regulator transcription factor, with amino-acid sequence MQNKILVVDDDKNLCRLMEIYLKKEEYKVIIANDGQEAIDKFYEDNPQLVILDIMLPEMNGWEVCNEIRKESNIPILMLTAKGEKDDKLKGLEIGADDYVTKPFDPDELVARVKAILRRVGDSSKGKELIAYPNLKIDNKKHQVILKGEVLELAPKEYDLLYFLAKHEKQVFSREQLLDRVWGFDFIGDIRTVDTHIKRLRKKIDEQIEDYKYFHTVWGVGYKFETVKGH
- a CDS encoding sensor histidine kinase; the encoded protein is MKLSRGIDTISGKLMIRFTIIILVTLFILAISLSYLFQNYYYGSTEKKFIDQGNKIAKLVQRSLYEGNYDETLFFLRDSQRFFEGNVWIVDSKGLILVTTQQKELQGVRLNKNEVKQVFQGKIVKKRGFSYYFGEPVLFVAVPINFAEKVVGAVFVYSPLAGIGSTLNDLRRLIVYAALIAIFLTLILSFTLSKSFSRPLKRMQRISLNMAHGDFDERVMIESEDEVGQLAQSFNYLADKLQETIASLQEKEEQQRRFVADVSHELRTPLTSIQGFVKALRDGVYESEQDKDEYYQIILSEVKRLIRLVNDLLDLSQIELGQIKMELETLDLKEIIKNSIRNLMPKIKEKNLRIVIDLSDDLPPVFADRDRVEQVLINLISNAIDFTPQGERIKVVSRREDDEVLVMIKDTGPGIPAEEINNIWNRFHKVDKARTRDRGGTGLGLSIVREIIRHHQGEVWVESEVGKGSTFVFSLLVADK
- a CDS encoding S1C family serine protease, which translates into the protein MKKIKKSIVLYTSLLLIGILIGNIVLNNSTANAFWNDSKQEDNSQKAVINKIVVPQEEAVKRAVKQVGPAVVSIVTRDVEIVRDFFYNPVPQEKEGLGSGVIIDKEGYILTNNHVIDGADKIKVLLSDGRKFTAELVGSDPRNDLAVIKIEGKDLPVAQLGDSDELVAGQLTIAIGSPYGIEFSNTVTTGVVSALGREIRAGKHGILENLIQTDASINPGNSGGPLLDSQGKVIGINTAIIGDAQGIGFAIPINQAKEIIGDLIKYGKVKRPWLGIYGTKLTEEIINYYSLPVEHGVLVARVIMDSPADKAGLSHNDIIVEADHQKVRDMNDLKEIINKKGIGAKLKLLIMDNDKNLKPITVTLEELKIGE
- a CDS encoding glycosyltransferase family 2 protein: MGEDIALIIPAYNEVETIGEVIEVAQESNLFNEIVVVSDGSEDGTVKRALDYGVKTIALPKNLGKGAAMTIGMKNTLAEVIVFLDADLVNLREKHIKKLLAPIIARRADMSCGLFSGGRENTDFAQRLTPYLTGQRALRREIIDSYEELRDSKFGAELYLTKLVIEKELKVEKVLLEGLTHRMKEEKRGFIIGIISRIKMYWEVFKYFKKNNLSYNSISSTTK
- the murB gene encoding UDP-N-acetylmuramate dehydrogenase; this encodes MFINEELKNNLKKICGSNVKFDEPLKEYTTFKIGGPADILVIPNSIKELKEVLGNIRDIDIPFFILGKGSNVIVGDKGFRGIVINTEKLNRIKVEGKEIISETGILLSEVSDTALEAELTGLEFASGIPGSLGGAIYMNAGAYGGMIEDVIKEVKCLSYTGKEIILSKDDLKLSYRHSILQDEPLIAVEAKIVLEYGDKKEIKAKIDDLTDKRWTKQPMEMPSAGSIFKRPENYYASALIDEAGLKGTRVGEAEVSKKHAGFIVNLGNASAEDVKSLIKIVQDEIYQRNGVKLEVEPRFIGEFTK